A region from the Neurospora crassa OR74A linkage group V, whole genome shotgun sequence genome encodes:
- a CDS encoding hydrolase, with product MRIGCLQFAPQVGDVSNNLSRADAVLAKANQRELEDLDLLVLPEMAFSGYNFKSLEEIQPFLEPSGSGISALWARTNALKYDCTVAVGYPEKVGSSGSPRGSSPEYYNSLLVVNGEGETVANYRKSFLYYTDQTWALEGGGFYGGRMEGFGNVAMGICMDINPYKFEAPWHKFEFAFHVLEVRANLVILSMAWLTHEDPSTFTPLAQEPDLATMTYWLQRFEPVIRDESDEELIVVFCNRCGMEDDVLYAGTSAVIGIKNGEVSVYGLLGRGSKELLVVNTDAPPYGKLVNRPDAATDNNEEHIPRTTPGTTGNPVSPDQANTTSLNSPVRTHTQPEAAVQAAASNRHIGGNRRSPVEARKRPTLNIPTKPPRFVADEEEDCSDSGMENYADYQGNCGGRDGHAYVGRAEAVESPVYPSPTVMAMRPKLPIHKGARTLPPITTKRVPSGVKPGNYLTSCDLYTPPITPYDDASLSAARRIPLPFSPAVDTPVEPNWPVSARTDYNGQPFHTLPSGPASRSTNISGGRSRNSSRARGPEMLSPVTSQHPFQSARTGPTERVPRRAKREDEKEHEYGELSVDRAAARKPAKTGFDDLFNTIPIAASPSIFKTTFSEAEIMNNQQQQRAGQAVHMRLRDEPRPQVAPRQRPTVERMPSRLRSTSASNPKIPPSFNYPPPPVPQTPQYTPVSYASSSRSSSRSRQASYTRRGSEQRTVPSTPSTPSPTTPHHYHQHHVLPATSYGSNSHVQQPHKRMPQAVGINDHDDEPEAFYGRGPVIPVGGMTVGRDSRGRKISTQQQPSRRTHSVDPHRREPAAERGRNGGARVNGRYYPLDLLSPVSV from the exons atgcgCATCGGGTGTCTTCAGTTCGCGCCCCAGGTTGGGGATGTCTCCAACAACCTCAGTCGTGCCGACGCCGTTTTGGCTAAGGCCAATCAGAGGGAATTGGAGGATCTAGACCTACTTGTTCTTCCTGAAATGGCCTTTTCTG GATACAACTTCAAGTCCCTAGAAGAAATCCAGCCCTTTCTCGAACCGTCGGGATCCGGAATCAGTGCTTTGTGGGCACGGACAAATGCTCTCAAGTATGACTGTACTGTTGCCGTTGGCTACCCCGAAAAGGTCGGGTCTTCGGGTTCACCGCGTGGATCTTCCCCCGAGTACTACAACTCACTGCTTGTTGTCAATGGGGAAGGCGAAACCGTTGCAAACTATCGCAAGTCCTTCCTCTACTACACCGACCAGACTTGGGCCCTGGAAGGTGGAGGTTTCTATGGCGGCAGGATGGAGGGCTTCGGCAACGTTGCCATGGGAATCT GTATGGATATCAA TCCCTACAAGTTCGAGGCCCCCTGGCATAAATTCGAGTTCGCTTTCCACGTTCTTGAAGTTCGAGCAAACCTAGTCATTCTTTCAATGGCATGGCTTACCCACGAGGATCCATCAACGTTCACTCCCCTCGCTCAGGAACCGGATCTGGCAACCATGACATATTGGCTTCAACGATTCGAGCCTGTCATCCGAGACGAGAGCGACGAGGAACTCATTGTTGTGTTCTGCAATCGCTGCGGCATGGAAGACGACGTCTTATACGCGGGCACCAGTGCCGTCATTGGAATCAAGAACGGTGAGGTGTCTGTTTATGGACTCCTCGGCCGTGGTTCCAAGGAGTTGCTGGTCGTCAACACTGACGCCCCGCCCTATGGAAAGCTGGTCAATCGCCCTGACGCCGCTACCGATAACAATGAAGAGCACATACCCAGAACAACCCCTGGCACTACTGGGAATCCAGTTTCTCCCGACCAAGCCAACACAACCTCCCTTAATTCCCCTGTGAGAACACATACACAACCAGAGGCAGCAGTGCAAGCCGCAGCTTCTAACAGACATATAGGGGGCAACAGACGCAGCCCAGTCGAGGCCAGAAAACGACCAACCTTGAACATACCTACAAAGCCTCCTCGCTTCGTGgcagacgaggaagaggattgTAGTGATTCAGGCATGGAGAACTACGCTGATTACCAAGGCAACTGTGGAGGACGTGACGGGCATGCTTATGTAGGAAGAGCAGAAGCTGTAGAGAGCCCGGTATATCCCAGTCCGACTGTCATGGCCATGCGACCCAAGCTTCCCATTCACAAAGGTGCACGTACACTCCCGCCCATTACTACCAAGCGGGTGCCATCTGGGGTAAAGCCTGGAAACTATCTTACTAGTTGTGATCTTTATACTCCTCCCATCACACCCTACGACGATGCATCGCTGTCAGCAGCCCGCCGAATACCATTGCCCTTTTCACCCGCTGTGGACACACCGGTTGAACCAAACTGGCCCGTTTCGGCCAGGACTGACTATAACGGCCAACCATTCCACACTCTTCCCTCCGGGCCAGCCAGCAGATCGACAAACATATCTGGTGGCAGATCCCGCAATTCGAGCCGTGCAAGGGGCCCAGAGATGCTCTCACCAGTCACGAGCCAACACCCCTTCCAATCAGCACGCACAGGTCCAACAGAACGGGTCCCAAGGCGGGCAAAACGCGAAGACGAGAAGGAGCATGAATATGGCGAGTTAAGCGTGGACAGGGCTGCAGCACGAAAGCCGGCCAAGACGGGTTTCGATGACCTCTTCAACACGATTCCCATCGCCGCAAGTCCCAGCATTTTCAAGACTACATTTTCCGAAGCAGAAATCATGAacaaccagcagcagcagcgtgCCGGCCAAGCAGTCCACATGAGACTGAGGGACGAGCCACGACCTCAAGTAGCTCCTCGACAACGTCCCACAGTTGAACGAATGCCTTCTAGACTCAGGAGCACATCAGCCTCAAACCCCAAGATCCCACCATCGTTCAATTATCCTCCACCCCCAGTCCCGCAAACGCCCCAATATACCCCTGTTTCTTATGCCTCGAGTTCCCGCTCATCGAGCAGAAGCAGGCAGGCTTCTTACACGAGAAGGGGCAGTGAGCAACGCACAGTTCCGTCAACTCCGAGCACCCCCAGCCCGACAACGCCGCATCATTATCACCAGCATCATGTGCTGCCCGCTACATCCTATGGTAGCAATAGCCATGTCCAGCAACCACATAAAAGAATGCCACAGGCTGTTGGTATTAATGATCATGACGATGAACCCGAGGCGTTTTACGGGCGAGGACCGGTAATACCGGTTGGAGGAATGACGGTAGGGAGAGATAGTAGAGGTCGAAAGATATCtacccagcagcagccgtcTAGGAGGACACACTCTGTTGACCCTCATCGCCGGGAGCCTGCTGCCGAGAGGGGACGCAACGGTGGGGCTAGGGTCAACGGGAGGTATTATCCTCTGGATTTGTTGTCGCCTGTTTCTGTGTga
- a CDS encoding replication factor C subunit 4: MPSAKAEERGESSTSISKAATSVSASSSPTYELPWVEKYRPVFLDDVVGNTETIERLKIIAKEGNMPHFIISGMPGIGKTTSVLCLARQLLGDAYKEAVLELNASDERGIEVVRQRIKGFAQKKVTLPPGRHKIVILDEADSMTSGAQQALRRTMEIYSNTTRFAFACNQSNKIIEPLQSRCAILRFAKLTDAQVVKRLLQIIEAEKVEYSDDGLAALVFSAEGDMRQAINNLQSTHAGFGFVSGDNVFKVVDSPHPIKVQAMLKACYEGNVDAALDGLRELWDLGYSSHDIISTMFKVTKTIPTLSEHAKLEFIKEIGFTHMKILEGVQTLLQLSGCVARLCKLNMDPKKFAVPKK; encoded by the exons ATGCCATCAGCCAAAGCAGAAGAGAGGGGCGAGTCCTCaacctccatctccaaggCTGCAACCTCGGTCTCCGCAAGCTCTTCCCCGACCTACGAGCTACCATG GGTAGAAAAGTACAGACCAGTTTTCCTTGACGATGTGGTCGGCAACACAGAAACGATCGAGCGCCTCAAGATTATCGCAAAGGAGGGCAACATGCCCCATTTTATTATTTCAGGCATGCCTGGTATCGGCAAGACGACGAGTGTTTTGTGTCTGGCAAGGCAATTACTAGGTGATGCGTACAAGGAGGCGGTACTGGAGTTGAATGCCAGTGACGAGCGAG GCATTGAAGTAGTCCGCCAGCGCATTAAAGGCTTCGCCCAGAAGAAAGTCACCCTCCCCCCAGGTCGGCACAAGATCGTAATCCTCGACGAAGCCGACAGCATGACCTCGGGCGCCCAACAAGCGCTTCGCCGCACAATGGAAATCTACTCCAACACCACGCGCTTTGCCTTCGCCTGCAACCAATCCAACAAGATCATCGAACCTCTGCAATCCCGCTGCGCAATCCTGCGCTTCGCCAAGCTCACCGACGCGCAAGTCGTCAAACGCCTGCTGCAAATCATCGAAGCCGAAAAAGTCGAGTACAGCGACGACGGCCTGGCCGCGCTGGTCTTCAGCGCCGAGGGAGACATGCGGCAGGCGATTAATAACCTGCAATCTACACACGCCGGCTTCGGCTTCGTGAGCGGGGATAATGTCTTTAAAGTTGTGGATAGCCCGCACCCGATCAAGGTGCAGGCGATGCTCAAGGCCTGCTACGAGGGTAATGTTGATGCGGCTCTGGACGGGCTGCGGGAGCTGTGGGACCTGGGGTATTCCAGTCATGATATTATCAGCACCATGTTCAAGGTCACAAAGACGATTCCGACGCTGAGCGAGCACGCTAAGCTCGAGTTTATCAAGGAGATTGGGTTTACGCATATGAAGATTTTGGAGGGCGTCCAGACACTGTTGCAGTTGAGCGGGTGCGTGGCGAGGTTATGTAAGTTGAACATGGATCCGAAGAAGTTTGCGGTACCGAAGAAGTGA
- the arg-4 gene encoding arginine biosynthesis argJ, with protein sequence MESLNGCVLSQLRQSGAQVTRTLQKIQSRSYSAPVSGSIPAAKKKYVPTSGTYPLGFSASGINVGVKPKNTTKPDVCLVASDRPCAAAAVFTKNKFQAAPVTFSRSLLQKKGNQGIQGVVVNSGCANAVTGKGGLEDAGKMAQAADECFGQSESTLVMSTGVIGQRLPIEKITSNIPRAHKAMGSTHDHWLTAAKAICTTDTFPKLISRSFKLPSSPSVEYRIAGMTKGAGMIHPNMATLLGIIATDAPVSSTVLPAVLKHAVDRSFNSITIDGDTSTNDTVALLANGAAGGKEVVANTPDYDAFQTVLTDFSTDLAKLIVRDGEGATKFVTIRVVEAASEEAARKIASTIARSPLVKTALYGKDANWGRILCATGYSLVSEPGLPVNDVSEVVPEKTNVSFIPTDGTAELKLLVNGEPEQVDEARAAEILELEDLEILVRLGTGDKQATYWTCDYSHEYITINGDYRT encoded by the exons ATGGAGAGCCTCAACGGCTGTGTCCTCAGCCAATTGAGGCAATCAGGCGCCCAAGTGACTCGTACTCTTCAAAAAATTCAGTCCAGGTCCTACTCGGCTCCCGTCAGCGGCTCCATCCCcgcggccaagaagaagtatGTCCCTACTTCTGGCACCTATCCCTTGGGCTTCTCGGCTTCCGGCATCAACGTAGGCGTCAAGCCCAAGAACACCACCAAGCCCGATGTTTGCCTTGTCGCTTCGGACCGTCcctgcgccgccgccgccgtcttcACCAAGAACAAGTTCCAGGCCGCCCCCGTTACTTTCAGTCGTAGCTTGTTACAGAAGAAGGGCAACCAGGGTATTCAAGGTGTCGTTGTCAACTCGGGATGCGCCAACGCCGTCACTGGTAAGGGAGGCTTGGAGGATGCCGGCAAGATGGCCCAGGCCGCCGATGAGTGCTTTGGCCAGAGCGAGAGCACTCTCGTTATGAGCACTGGTGTTATCGGTCAGCGTCTGCCCATCGAAAAGATCACCAGCAATATCCCCCGGGCTCACAAGGCCATGGGCTCTACCCACGATCACTGGCTCACGGCTGCCAAGGCTATCTGCACCACCGACACTTTCCCCAAGCTCATCTCCCGGTCCTTCAAgcttccctcctctccttcagTCGAGTACCGCATCGCCGGCATGACCAAGGGAGCTGGTATGATTCATCCCAACATGGCTACCCTCCTTGGTATCATCGCCACCGATGCTCCCGTTTCCTCCACCGTACTACCCGCCGTTCTCAAGCACGCCGTCGACCGTTCGTTCAACAGCATCACGATCGATGGCGACACTTCCACCAACGACACCGTTGCCCTGCTTGCCAatggtgctgctggcggAAAGGAAGTCGTTGCCAACACTCCCGACTACGATGCCTTCCAGACTGTCCTGACCGATTTCTCTACCGACCTTGCCAAGCTGATCGTCCGTGATGGCGAGGGTGCCACCAAGTTTGTTACTATCCGCGTTGTCGAAGCTGCTAGCGAGGAGGCCGCTAGGAAAATTGCCAGCACCATTGCCCGTTCTCCCCTGGTGAAGACTGCTCTCTACGGCAAGGATGCCAACTG GGGCCGTATCCTCTGCGCTACTGGTTACTCCCTTGTTTCTGAGCCCGGCCTTCCCGTCAACGATGTTTCTGAGGTTGTCCCTGAAAAGACCAATGTTTCTTTCATCCCCACTGACGGCACTGCTGAGCTGAAGTTGCTCGTCAACGGCGAACCCGAGCAGGTTGATGAGGCTCGTGCTGCTGAGATCCTCGAGCTTGAGGACCTTGAGATCCTTGTCAGACTCGGAACTGGTGACAAGCAGGCTACCTACTGGACTTGCGACTACAGCCACGAGTACAT TACCATTAATGGAGACTACCGCACGTAA
- a CDS encoding imidazoleglycerol-phosphate dehydratase gives MSTEQPAPRWAAFARDTNETKIQIALNLDGGAFPPETDARLNVSIADGHATQASKSQTISVNTGIGFLDHMLHALAKHAGWSLALACKGDLHIDDHHTAEDVCIALGYAFAKALGTPTGLARFGSAYCPLDEALSRAVVDLSNRPFAVVDLGLKREKIGDLSTEMIPHCIHSFAGAARITVHVDCLRGDNDHHRAESAFKALAVATRQATSRVAGREGEVPSTKGTLSV, from the exons ATGAGCACCGAACAGCCCGCGCCCCGCTGGGCCGCCTTTGCACGCGACACCAACGAGACCAAGATCCAGATCGCACTCAACCTTGATGGCGGCGCATTCCCTCCCGAGACCGACGCCCGCTTGAACGTCAGTATCGCCGACGGCCATGCCACTCAGGCTAGCAAATCGCAAACTATCAGCGTCAATACCGGCATTGGTTTCCTTGACCACATGCTCCATGCGCTTGCCAAGCATGCCGGCTGGAGTCTTGCGCTTGCTTGCAAGGGCGACCTTCACA TCGACGACCACCATACCGCCGAAGACGTCTGCATCGCTCTTGGTTACGCCTTTGCCAAGGCTCTCGGCACACCCACCGGCCTCGCGCGCTTCGGATCCGCATACTGCCCTCTCGACGAGGCCCTCAGCCGTGCCGTCGTCGATCTGTCGAACCGTCCCTTTGCCGTTGTCGACCTCGGTCTTAAGCGCGAGAAGATTGGCGATCTCAGCACCGAGATGATCCCCCACTGTATCCATAGCTTTGCCGGGGCTGCCCGCATTACCGTGCACGTCGACTGCCTCCGCGGCGACAACGACCACCACAGAGCTGAGAGCGCATTCAAGGCGCTTGCGGTTGCCACGAGGCAGGCTACTAGCCGGGTGGCGGGTCGCGAGGGTGAAGTTCCTAGCACCAAGGGAACGCTCAGCGTATAA
- a CDS encoding 60S ribosomal subunit assembly/export protein loc-1 encodes MAPTKTIKNKHAANKSGIKGSKDAERSRNDGVLKSKGKPKGKAHTLVTASKGRPNIQELIARKKKKKTYSEKELAIPELNMITPVGVTKPKGKKKGKVFVDDKESMATILAIVQAEKEGQIESKMIKARQMEEIREARRAEAEKKEAERKARLEETKDSLRKKRKRSKQSGGSKGDDDDDSRDVKEFSSAGTKAVKSKKKKSVSFAAPE; translated from the exons ATGGCGCCGACAAAAACGATAAAGAACAAGCACGCTGCGAACAAATCCGGCATCAAGGGCAGCAAAGATGCGGAGAGGTCGAGGAACGATGGAGTGCTCAAGTCCAAGGGAAAGCCGAAGGGCAAAGCTCACACTCTCGTGACTGCCAGCAAGGGCCGACCGAACATCCAGGAGCTTATCgccaggaagaagaagaagaagacctaCAGCGAAAAGGAGCTTGCGATTCCGGAACTCAACATGATCACCCCCGTTGGTGTGACCAAGccaaagggaaagaagaagggcaaggtgTTTGTGGATGACAAG GAGAGCATGGCCACTATCCTAGCCATCGTACAAGCAGAAAAGGAGGGCCAGATCGAGTCCAAGATGATCAAGGCGCGACAAATGGAGGAGATCCGCGAGGCGAGACGCGCTgaagccgagaagaaggaggctgagcGCAAGGCCAGACTCGAAGAGACTAAGGACTCGCTGCGCAAGAAGCGTAAGCGCAGCAAGCAATCGGGCGGTAGCAagggcgacgacgacgatgactcCAGAGATGTCAAGGAGTTCTCGTCTGCGGGCACGAAAGCCGTTAAgtcgaaaaagaagaagtcggTATCCTTCGCTGCTCCCGAATAA
- a CDS encoding hydrolase → MDWFGRAKISFTHHTSPLTLQQKDGTTTDLLKVCEQATPPCQLNPLLFNGHVQTMWTVVKEHGPQIYYRRKIFDSDHKLYAGTFTVDFVTEPHQDFEEKLPPRTAYFSEQDFANLPSDDSKPMLIVLHGLSGGSHEIYLRHAILPLVESGKWEICVVNSRGCANSAVTSGLFFNARATWDIRQVVKWARQNFPNRPLFGVGFSLGANILTNYVGEEGEGCLLKGAVAVGNPFNLDVTNRALRRTHLGRLYQRVMGTNMKKLVANHKETVLKYTNLDYDRIQNITYLNEFDREVQTVTWGYPTEDAYYRDASSCDAVLGIRIPFMALSAADDPIAVEEAIPYQEIKQNPYTVLCLTSLGGHLSWFELGGGRWHTRPICNFLNKMAFDIDLDAIKPDACDKFDSQFRTHFDPVQRKLQILDVDQ, encoded by the exons ATGGACTGGTTCGGTCGCGCCAAGATCTCTTTCACCCACCACACATCGCCACTTACACTCCAGCAGAAGGATGGCACGACAACCGACTTACTCAAGGTCTGCGAACAGGCCACTCCGCCATGCCAACTGAACCCGCTTCTGTTCAACGGACATGTCCAGACCATGTGGACTGTGGTTAAGGAGCATGGTCCCCAGATCTACTATCGCCGGAAGATCTTCGATTCAGATCACAAGCTCTACGCCGGCACTTTCACTGTCGATTTTGTGACTGAGCCGCACCAGGACTTTGAAGAGAAACTACCTCCTAGGACTGCTTACTTCTCCGAACAAGATTTCGCCAACCTACCTTCGGATGACAGCAAACCTATGCTTATCGTGCTCCACGGTTTGTCCGGAGGCTCGCATGAAATCTATCTCCGTCACGCCATTTTGCCTCTTGTTGAGAGTGGCAAGTGGGAAATCTGCGTGGTCAACTCTCGTGGATGCGCCAACAGCGCCGTGACAAGCGGTCTCTTTTTCAATGCCAGGGCCACATGGGATATTCGACAAGTTGTGAAATGGGCCAGACAGAATTTTCCCAACCGACCCCTTTTTGGCGTTGGCTTTTCTTTGGGTGCGAACATTTTAACTAAT TATgtcggagaggaaggagagggttGTCTGCTGAAGGGTGCAGTTGCGGTTGGAAACCCGTTCAACCTAGATGTCACCAACAGAGCTTTACGGCGAACTCACCTGGGAAGACTTTACCAACGGGTGATGGGGA CCAACATGAAGAAGCTGGTTGCGAACCACAAGGAGACCGTGCTCAAGTACACCAACCTTGACTATGACAGGATACAGAACATCACCTACCTGAACGAGTTTGATCGTGAAGTGCAGACCGTAACCTGGGGTTACCCCACCGAGGACGCCTACTACCGCGATGCTTCCTCTTGTGACGCTGTCTTAGGCATCAGGATTCCCTTTATGGCCCTCTCTGCCGCTGATGATCCG ATCGCTGTTGAGGAGGCCATTCCCTACCAAGAGATCAAGCAGAACCCCTACACGGTACTTTGCCTCACGTCTCTCGGCGGACATCTTTCATGGTTCGAACTTGGTGGCGGACGATGGCATACTCGTCCT ATCTGCAACTTCCTGAACAAGATGGCTTTCGATATTGACTTGGACGCCATCAAGCCGGATGCTTGTGACAAGTTCGATAGCCAGTTCAGAACTCACTTCGACCCTGTGCAGCGAAAGTTGCAGATTCTCGATGTGGATCAATAG
- a CDS encoding mitochondrial mRNA processing protein PET127, translating to MATSGQEAPRLSYGLDRALFNPGVYHMQDPRSRVWNFDPYLARIMPIQEFDFNALKQYITSSKDTTLIDIAREAKKKYTGSTSSMTSTLAHFHYLLSSWRPITTGMMSQSFRADSTNFTRIMRAPSAAFLHWKDGVYAIDADKEFDTANVLSMLGKSMEKLLTLPKEDFEKYRKTKSHQLTEEERDSPESYHYTKLGDFMMRSQLDAYDPRIPGTGMFDLKTRAVISIRMDAKGFQKGLGYELRHRNGNWESFEREYFDMIRSAFLKYSLQVRMGRMDGIFVAFHNTQRIFGFQYIPLTEMDYALHGTRDTSLGGKEFKLSLHLLNKILNRATAKWPEQSLRLHIETRPTDPPLMYIFAKPVTPDEIEKIQGANKKIIEKFERDMMGLEPKEEKGEGVAIEKTNEEAVEEATEESVGEPEAREEVTTADVWEDMVVKVEEALENEEHGVTSVREAIEQALRSSGLLEASAPEEARRYLDELLEALMSAESGKADESAADNAVEESASAVSTEEATEVKIENGQAAEAEEEPTLKDLVLRLASQVKADRSEVVKGKAEDDVSAAAADDSKLRKFETILSELISKSRDTTETGEITEGGEQTTASTDASATSKTQNPEDEIASLDETVHTKTNDNSILPETKPELLGMILTIRNKVNGEYVERPEHLRRTDKWEVEYSLEDMPALRAENIYKMVIQRRCKTLDDQEDRDKAWYEMFQGALHKYTRKGRMHRKKEIELGKARPVHVYGMDKPLDWESVFGEGKEEGMSYRWYGQEAENVETGTIELSPEEVEEDDGSLPVEEVEGAEEGDAEVDVAAFSEEKFDDQPEAVEQQQQQQQQFEEKSEEKSQEKSD from the exons ATGGCCACCTCCGGGCAGGAAGCTCCAC GTTTGTCTTATGGCTTGGACAGAGCCCTTTTCAACCCTGGAGTCTACCACATGCAGGATCCTAGGTCTCGGGTATGGAATTTCGACCCCTATCTTGCGCGTATCATGCCGATTCAGGAGTTCGATTTCAACGCACTCAAGCAATATATCACATCTTCGAAGGATACCACCCTTATCGACATCGCACGagaagcgaagaagaagtacaCGGGTTCTACGTCGAGTATGACCTCGACACTGGCGCATTTCCATTATCTTTTGTCCTCCTGGCgacccatcaccaccggcaTGATGTCTCAGTCATTTAGGGCCGATTCGACAAACTTTACCAGGATTATGCGCGCCCCTTCTGCTGCCTTCCTTCACTGGAAGGATGGTGTATATGCGATCGATGCGGACAAGGAATTCGACACAGCAAACGTCCTGAGCATGCTTGGAAAGTCAATGGAAAAGCTTCTCACGTTACCCAAGGAAGATTTCGAGAAGTATCGCAAAACCAAGTCTCACCAGCTCACCGAGGAGGAACGTGACAGCCCCGAGTCATACCATTACACCAAGTTAGGAGACTTCATGATGCGGTCACAGCTCGATGCTTACGATCCCAGAATTCCGGGCACCGGCATGTTCGATCTCAAGACAAGAGCCGTTATTTCTATCCGCATGGACGCCAAGGGGTTTCAAAAGGGCTTGGGATACGAGCTCCGCCACCGGAACGGTAACTGGGAATCGTTTGAGCGCGAATACTTCGACATGATCCGTTCTGCTTTCCTCAAGTACTCCCTCCAGGTCCGCATGGGCCGTATGGACGGTATCTTCGTTGCCTTCCACAACACCCAGCGGATTTTCGGCTTTCAATACATTCCGCTTACCGAAATGGACTATGCCTTGCACGGCACCCGTGACACCAGCCTCGGTGGCAAGGAGTTCAAGCTCAGTCTCCATCTACTCAACAAGATTCTAAACAGGGCTACCGCAAAGTGGCCAGAGCAGTCGTTGCGCCTTCACATTGAGACAAGGCCAACTGACCCACCGCTCATGTACATCTTTGCCAAGCCGGTCACGCCAGATGAGATTGAGAAGATCCAGGGGGCCAACAAGAAGATCATTGAGAAGTTTGAGCGCGATATGATGGGCCTGGAgccgaaggaagagaagggagagggTGTTGCCATTGAAAAGACAAATGAGGAGGCCGTGGAGGAAGCGACCGAGGAATCTGTCGGTGAACCTGAAGCGCGTGAGGAGGTCACCACAGCGGACGTTTGGGAGGACATGGTAGTCAAGGTCGAGGAGGCCCTCGAAAACGAGGAGCACGGCGTCACCTCAGTCCGCGAAGCTATTGAGCAGGCCCTTCGCTCGAGTGGCTTGCTCGAAGCCAGCGCCCCTGAGGAGGCGCGCCGTTATCTAGATGAGCTGCTTGAGGCTCTCATGAGCGCTGAGTCGGGCAAGGCTGACGAGTCCGCGGCTGATAACGCAGTCGAGGAGTCTGCGTCTGCCGTCTCTACTGAGGAGGCTACAGAAGTCAAAATCGAGAATGGTCAGGCggctgaggctgaggaggaacCCACGTTGAAGGATTTGGTCCTTCGCCTCGCCAGCCAAGTCAAAGCAGACCGCAGTGAAGTCGTCAAGGGCAAAGCCGAAGACGATGTGTCTGCGGCGGCTGCGGATGACTCCAAGCTCCGTAAATTCGAGACCATTTTGTCAGAGCTCATCTCCAAGTCGCGGGACACCACTGAAACCGGCGAGATTACAGAAGGTGGTGAGCAGACCACCGCCTCCACAGACGCCTCCGCCACATCCAAGACGCAAAACCCCGAAGACGAAATCGCCTCCCTCGATGAGACCGTGCACACCAAGACCAATGACAACTCCATTCTCCCCGAGACCAAGCCCGAACTCCTCGGCATGATCCTGACGATTCGCAACAAGGTCAACGGCGAGTACGTCGAGCGCCCCGAGCACCTGCGCCGCACCGACAAGTGGGAGGTCGAGTACTCGCTCGAGGACATGCCGGCCCTGCGGGCCGAGAATATCTACAAGATGGTTATCCAGCGGCGGTGCAAGACGCTCGACGACCAGGAGGACCGCGACAAGGCCTGGTATGAGATGTTCCAGGGCGCGCTGCACAAGTATACGCGCAAGGGCCGCATGCATCGCAAGAAGGAGATTGAGCTTGGGAAGGCCAGGCCAGTGCACGTGTATGGTATGGACAAGCCGCTTGATTGGGAATCGGTCTTTGGCGAGGGTAAGGAGGAAGGTATGTCGTACCGGTGGTATGGGCAGGAAGCGGAGAATGTTGAGACTGGCACCATCGAGCTGAGcccggaggaggtggaggaagatgatgggagtttgccggtggaggaggtagaGGGGGCTGAAGAGGGCGATGCGGAGGTGGATGTTGCAGCTTTTTCGGAAGAAAAGTTTGATGACCAACCTGAGGCTgtggaacaacaacaacaacaacaacaacagttTGAGGAGAAGTCCGAGGAAAAGTCCCAGGAGAAGTCTGATTGA